The genomic DNA CTATATTCCATCACTCCACCCCCTTCCTGTCCGGGTTCCTGGCCCTGTGCTCCTCAATGAGCGTGCTTATGGCTTCGTTCAGGCTCCTGGCCTGCACCTCAAACCTGAACCTCTGGAGTGCGGCATAGGTCTCCCGCGAGACGGAAACCTGAGGGTATTTCTTTGAGGGCATCTTTATCGTCATTATCGATACACCTCTCCTGCTAATAAGTTTTTCGATATAATCGATAATATGGGGAATTTCTTTATATTCGATATACTCATATTTACACGCATGCCGGGAATACGGGGCAGCCCCTCAAAGAAGTATCCGCAGATCTCTGTGACAAAGGATCTGTATGACAGACTGCGTGAGTTGAAGTTCGAGCTAAAGGTCGATTCATTGGGCGAGGTCATAAAACTGCTCATCGAGGAGCACGATTCTGCGTCCAGGAAATCAAAATGACCTGTTTTCATTGCACGGCTTCCCCCGCTTTTGATTTTTCCTCATGGAGTCAAACTCCTTTCTGATGCCCTCCGGAAGGATGAGCATCCCATCACCGTCGAAGAAGCTCATTGGCTTACCTCATCATCTTTTGTTGGCGTTCTGTGATAGAATCCTTAATAACTGTCATCTGAGACCCTTTCTGCATCAGAACAATGTTCTCATGGTCATTCCACTTGAGAAGCATTGCCATATCTCTGGGTATGTAGATCCTTAGACCACCGGTCTTTCTGTCTAGGTAAACTTTGGTTGTTTTTATCATACCAACCACTATACATTAGTGTAAAGTAAAGAAATATTTAAATTTTCTCATTTTTACATTAATGTAAAATAAGAAACAATGTAGAGTTAAAATGCAAGTGAGCATTACATTCTACATAAATGGATATATTAGATGTTCTAAGTCAGAAATACGCAACTTCCATGCTCCTGTTTTTGCTTGATAGATCAAATGCAAAGCAGTATGAATTGCTGGACATAATACCTAGTAATATGACCATAGAAAAGCTCAGCAAGCTCATGGAAGAAGCCGGTCTGATAGAGATTAAACGTAAATTCGCCGGCCACCGATACTATTCTTTTTCCCTCACCCCTAAAGGTAGAGCAGTTGCAGAACAGCTCAAGAAAGCCCAGGAGATCGCAGAGAATCCAGATGCTGAGAAGCATGAACCTGCAAAGCAGGATATCCAGAAGATAGAAATAACTGAAGAGGCTACAAAGCGGGTCGCTGACCTCCGCCTTCTATTCCATGTGAACGTCATGGACGATCATGTGACAATTGAGGAGATCCCGCAGGGCGGAGGGAGACCGAGGATCTTCAATGTATATGTAAAGCGGAATGGGCACGGAGATTTTCGATTGTGGTGCGAGCAGGACAACTCGTTTGACTGCGTGCATGTTGAGGTCGCATGGACCTATCCGGAAGTGCAGCGCATGATGATGCACTACCGCGGGAAGACGAAGATCTGCCCATATTGCCACACTGAAAACGATTCGGATGCGTTATTCTGCAAGCACTGCGGGGCGAAGCTGGAATAATTGTAACATCTAGGGAAAGGGAACGCTTCGGCCTTCAACGAGGGGCAGCTTACGTCAGATTTCCATCAAAACGCTAACTTTAAAAAGTGCTGTGGTTTTTGTTGGTATGGGAATTCGCAGATGGTTCTCGGAAAGGGATAAAAAAAGCGGAAAAGTCCGCAGGATACCCATAACCGACATCCCCTCACGTAGGACCAGTGTAGAGGTGGAACTTTTCAACAGGGAATTTGATGTCGGCTCTCCGTCATATGAGCGGATCACAAGGAATTTCAACATACTGATGGAGAACAACGCCCTTGAGAACATTACGGACAACATGGCGGAGCTGCACAAGTACTTCAAGATAATCCAGGCGTCATGGCTCCAGTCTCTGCCAATAACGGCCCTGACCGAGGCCTACAACAGGCTCAGCCACAGGACGCCGAACTTCATGAACAACCTGCTCAAGTACTTCCAGCTCAAGGTCCCGGAGGCGCTCGGGCTTGGTTGGGATTCCAGGGACCCACCGCCGCTCTTCAACCTCCGCTACGGCTTCCTCACCGATTCAGGCCTCTTCATCAACAAAAGCATATCACCGCTGAACCCCATGGACGCCAACAACCCGCAGAACACAAAGCTGGACGTCCTTCCCATATCATCGCACATATACGTATCCATGGCTGAGACCGAGGAGGAAGACGGCGGCAGGATGAAGGACGCCAGCCCGATCAGCAAACACGCCGTCCTGCTCTACAGGCCTGAGGGCACCTCCATTCTCGTTCCAATAGAGACGCTTCCCATGCCGGACCTTGTCCGCGTTCTCAAGGAAGAACTCCTCGCTTATGACACAGTGGGCGAAAAGAAGGTGCCGAAGATACTGCAGAACATGAACAAGCTCAAATGGGTCTATCATGACACGTTCCTAAAGCTGGCGTCAAGGGGAATGCCCGCGTACAATGATATGATCCTGACGCTGAAGAATAACAGCGACGCATACAGATCCGTCATGAGCAGGGTCAAGGATGAGCAGTCGAAGAACATAGCCTTCCAGGAGATCACCGAGGACACGTTCAAGGATATGATAGATTTCGACACGAACAACAACGACAGGAGGAGAGACGGCTCCTACATACCGGCGGACAGATACATGCCCATCATATCAGGGATAGGCGTCAACTACTTCGATCTGTCAGATCCGCTGAACCCCAACGTGGTGGTGACCACCGATACGTACGGCAGGACTCAGAAAGCTGCTCTGCTCATACCCCCGCCTGATCAGGCGGCAGACGACAGGGAGCTCATGAGCGTTCTCAGAGAATACGGCTACATCGCCCCAGGAGAGAAGCCGGATCGGGACGCGCTCAACGAGTTCATAGCCAAGCTGTCCATGGTCTCCGATCTTACGGGCGTGCCTTTCAGCAAAGCCTACAGCGCCATTGCATCTGGCGATCCGGAGGACTACAAGAGCGCTTTAGACAACCTGTCCAAGGCGGGGGTGAACGTCCTCGGGCTGGCGAACAGCCTGAAGCGTATGGGCATAGATTTTCCGACCACCTATGAGGAGTTCAAGAACTTCGCCGACAAGTTCCTGTACAGCACAAAATACGTGAACCGTGCTAGGTCTTCTAACAACGGGGCAAGGCTTCCGATGACCAGCGCCTTCGCGATCAAGAACTTCGGCGATGCGCTGCTCAACGTCATGATGAACCGCAACAGGCAGCTCATGGCCAACGCCTCATCACCTGCGGATGTGCTCAATGCGGTTCAGAACAACAGCGCCTTGCAGGCTGAATGGACCAACCTCGCAAGCCCGGTCAAATACACCGACCCAGCGAAGTACGGTGCAGAGTACATACAGAGCGTACTCGCGGAGCTGAACGAATCCCTCAAGTCGGTGGTGGACAGCGCCACGAGGAACGACTCCGGCCAGCCGCATGGGTCGGATCAGGAGCGCGGAGGAACCGGAAATTCTGAAAAATCCATACCCGACATACTCAAGAACGTGCCCGGGATCAATTACATAGACCATTCCATCCTGTACGGCGAGGGGTCCCGCCCAAACTGATGGGGGGAGTCATACACGGTGTGGCTCCCCCAGCTCCAACAGCATCAGGCAGGACGCAGCCCAGTTCAGCCGTGTCCAGCATGACTGAACGCCCCATGTCATCGTCTTCGACGACTAGGCCCCAGCCTCCCCAGCAGCAGTCTGAACCGCAGAGGGTTTATATCAAGGCGTCCACCGAGCACGGTTCAGGCAGCGACTCTGAGCTTGCAGACCAGGTCTATTCTAACATCAGCGCCCTCAGGGACAAGCTGTCCGGCAGCCCTGACGAGGCGAAGAGGCGCCTAGACCGGTTCATCAGGGAGGCCCAGAAGATCAGCACTGGCAATTTCTATCTGGACGTCAGCACTCCGGACAACGCCACAAGGCTGGTGCAGAGGCTGGCGAGGCTTCCGTCTGAAGACCAGAGGCCTGAGGACCTGTTCTACGGCCTTGTCCGGAAGATAGGCAATACCCCTGGCCCGTCTTCGCCGAAGCCGGACGATTACGAGGCGCTCCTGACCGAGCTAAGGTCTGCGGCTCAGTCCACGGGGGCTTTCACGCCAGACGTCATAAGGAAGCTCTATTCAGCGGGCGCTAGTGAGGACGATTCCGATGTGTACGAGCAGTATTATGGGAGGTGATTGAATGGTTGAATTCAGGACTAAGAAGAGGAGCGACGGGACAAACGTCAGATACCCCCTCGCCACTGGCGGCATGTCCAGGGCCAGGGCGGAGCGTGTGGCTCAGATGCTTAGAGAGTCGTATCCCTATGAGCGCGTTCACGTGGCCTACGTGGGGAAGATGGGCAACGAAAAGCTCTACGCCCCATTCATTTCCTACATGTACGAGGACATAAAGAAATGGCTCCCTATTGAGGATGAATCCATGGAGAAGACCATACCTGAAGAGGCGTCCTCCATCATGAAGGATATGGGCGACATGAACTTCGCCCTGTTCGGAAAGGATTCTACCATATTCTTCGGCCGGAACGGCATGATGAACAGCGAGAAGGGCGGCATAGCATACCTCATGAAGTTTGATATACCCAATCCTGAGCAGCGCGTAGTCTGGATAGACGGGAAAAGAGAGGCAAAGGACGGCATAGACCGCACATCGAAGATCGATCTGTCGTCGATCATCGAGAAGATAGCTCAGGAAGAATCGCTCATCAGGGGCATGCAGGACCAGGTCGTCCCGCTGGGTTCGCTGGACATGGACAGGATCTCGGACGCGATCAGATACATGCCCTCTGAGACCATGATCGAGGTGGAACAGACAAAGGACGCCATAATAATGCTGCCGTACAATAGTGCGGGAGGCGCCCTGACCCTGAACTTCAACGATGAATACCACCTCCATCTGCTCCAGGCAAGCATGGGGCTCAGGGAAAAAGCGGGCTCTCTCAGCGACCTGAAGCACAACATAGCCTTTGTGAAGGCAGGGGACCTTAAAGCGGTCGTAAATGCATTCAAGAAGAGCAACGCCAACGCAGCCCTGCTGTCCATCAATTCTGGGAACGACCCGCTCGTGGTCGATTTTGGCATCTATTCTATCCCAAAGTACACATACGGCGCATCTGAAAAAAAGAAGATTGGGACGTTCTCGGCCTTCATAGAGCAGGTCGCACAAACAGCCGATGCGAAGACCTTCACCGACGTCTCAGGCATGCTCAGCTGAGGCGCCGATCTCTTTCGGGACAGCACTGCCGGGCAGGTACAGCGGGTGCTTCGGGGTGCCGTCCGAATTCAGCCCAAGGGCAAAAGGGTGCGGGACCATCCTGAGGACGGCCTCCCCCCTGCCCATTAATTTTCCATGAGAACCCCAGCCCACAACGGTGGTTTCGGCTTTCCCGATCATTTCCAGTATTTTTCTGTCATTCTCCGGCCCAACTGGATCTTCGGCGCGGTACAGATCTCTCGGATCGGTGCTCCGTAGCGCGAAGATGTTGCCGACGAGCATGCCACCGTAGCCCCATTTCTTTGCATAGTTCCTGCATCGGGTCAGCGTAGGATCCAAGCGGAATTCGTCCGCGGTGCTTGGGTTCAATAGCAAAAAGAGGACGACCGGCTTCTTTGGATCCCAGATCCGCCACAGGGTGTAGCGGTATCGCCCATCAGGGCTGAATTCCGCTCCAGATGCCTGGGGGAAGCCGACATCAAGTACCATCGTTTTCATCGCCGTCATCCTCGCTCAGGTCCTCCCCCAGCGCAGCAAACATGGATCTAAGCTTAATCTCCGTCGCCTCCTTTTCACCCAGTACGGTCGATAGGTCTTCCACGGTCTTTTTGTCCCTCTCCACGCTCTCCTTTGTCTTGTAGTACCTTTTGCCTTTCTTCACTGCAAGGTCTTTCAGCTTCTCTATTTTTCCCTGAAGGTCGGTGATCAGCTTCTCATACTGCATCTTCAGGTTCGCCATCATCTTCTTTTTCTGCATCTCCATGATGGATCTGGCCTCGGGGGAGTTGGCGCCGATCTTTGCTATCAACTCGCCCATATCGCCGCCCATGAGCCATGACAGGACGGGGACTGTCCGCATCTCAAGATCCATGAACTCCGAGTCCGACGGAAGCAGCTTCAGCACCTGATCCTTAGGTATCATTATCTTGTTTCTCCTATAGTCGCGCTCCACGTAGGCCTCCCAGTTCTTCATCAGGTCTTCAAAGGTGTTCTTCCTGAATTCCCCAAACCGCTTGGATACCTCTATGAATTTGTCCTGCACGGCCTTCAGATCCGATTCATGTACGACGTAGTGCTTGCCGTCGATCTTGAATGAAGACACCCTCCTGAGCGTGCGGTAGAAATCCACCCTCATCTCATCGAGGGCCACCCTCTGATCCTTGTGAAGGAGGAAGTACCGTTCCAGCAGCCTCCCCTCTTCGCTGGATGCAGATATGCCGGCTCCTTTTATCCTCAGGGAAACCATATAGTATTCCTTGAGCGGGTCCTGGTCTGCAGTACCCACATCGGGTTCCTTTACTTCCGCATCGATGTCCGCATCGATGTCTTCATCCTCGTCCACCTTTTCCTCTTCCCCCATTCCATTTCCGTCTTCCGTCTCATCCACCATTTCTTACACCTCCACCAGGACGTTTCCCTCTTCAAACCTTTTGATATGGCTGCACCTGTACCTCTTCTCCAGCTCCGCATTTTTCGTATCTATGAAAATGAAGCGTATGTCCCTGCGCGGGAAAACGCTTACAGAGTCTATGCCGTCCGTTATTACCGCATACACAGGCCCATCTCCTTTACTGTCTATGTCCTCCATGACCCTGTCTATGGTCGTTCCGCCGGAAGCTCTTATGCTGAGCAGGCCCCTCAGTATATCTTCCGGATCGGTATACTCCTCCGAGAGTTCGGTATCGAAGAACTTTACCGCAACCTTCCCACCGCCCCTTTGGGCGCTGAGGAGAAACGCTATGGCCACAGCAGCAGCTCCGGCTATCTTTTCTATCTGCCCCACTGGAGAGTCTATGGCCCCCATCATACTGCCGCTTTTGTCTATGTAGATATGATAGTCCAAGGACGAAGCCATTCTACTGTTTACAACCGCATTCAGCGTTGCCATCCTGTAATCCTCTATTTCGTCAGGGTAGGCGTACTCGATCCTGTTCAGATCCAGGATATCAGCGTACCTCTCCATCTTCTTGATCGATATGGGAAGACCATGATACCCTTCAAGCCTGTCCTCCATATCCTGCGTGTCAATGGACTGCAGCATCTTGAGGACGTTCAGGATGATTGATGAGGAAAGCATGCGCCTTGCATCATCGATATCTTCAAACTTGAAGGCCGGTATGCCTATGTGGGAAAAGCCTGCCACCAGGCGCCCCATCTGCTGGTTTTCCATGTTTGCCTCCTCCAATGCCTTGGCGACAGCATTCTGGTCTAAGCTGCCTATGTCCACATCCGTGAGGCCGTTGGAGGCTGTAGAGGCGTCTGGCTGGCCTCCGGACTGGCTGTCCTGCGGTCCGTTTTTCCCAGATCCGTCCTGCTGTCCTCCGTTTCCGCTCTTCTTCTCCCTGTCCTTCAGTTCAAATATATGGTAGAGCGCGTTCTGAGCGGAGAGGTAGGCAAGCCTCGAGAGGTATGCGACCTTTTCGTTGCTCTTTCTGTACTCAACGCTGTCATATTCCTTTTGCAGGACAGGTTTCCAGCTCTTGTTGGAGAGCGGATTGAACTTTAGATCCGGCCACGGCCTGCGGTACATGTTGTAGAGGTCAAATAGGAATTCCCTGTCGGTCTTGAGGCCATATTCCGCGAGATAATCCGACAGCCTCTCGGCATTGATCAGCCCCACGCGGTTCGTATAGTCATCTATGAATACATGCCTGTTCATTTTTTCGCCGCCTTGTCAATGATGCTCTGCGTCTGCTTGATCGCTTCCATTATGCTCTCTTCCCTCTTCACCATCATTTCTATCTCGTTCCTGTAAAGATCGAACTTTCCGCTCTTGATCAGATCCTGCAACATGTTCATAGATTCGTACGCAAGCTCCTTGGCCTTTTTGAGTTCGCCGGCTCCCAGGGCTGCGGTCGCCTCTTCTATCTTCTCCTGTGCTATGGTGAGCTCCTTTGGATATAGTGTTTCAATGGCCTTCTCGAACGTGCCCATGGCCGAAGGATCATCAACGAGGTATCTCGCCATTATAATGGCCGCTTTGCGTGGCGTCTGGTCGAAGATCAGAGAGTATGCCGAGACGACCGCTGGAAAGTACCCGATGTTTTCATCGACCCCGACAGCCATCCTATCTGATACCGATATTCCCTCGCCCCTCAGGAGCGATACGACCTCGCCTATGGAGTCCGCAACCGAATCGGCATTCTGTCTGAGATAGTCCTGAACGGCTTTTTTCGCCATCATAATGTCATCGATGGATACCACCGTCCTTTTCTCCCTGGCCTTGTTCACGTTGAGCCTCACCGTCTTCGGTATGAGGTCGGTGCTGATAGGGTTGACAAAGGCTTTTATGGCAAATCTATCGTACAGGGCGCGCAGGTCTGAGGACTGAGGTATCTCATTTGAAGCCGAGAATATTGATATTGCGGGGATATCTATGACAGATCCATCGAAATCGACTATCATCCTCTCGTTCATGGCGTTCAGGAGCGCATTCAGCGTTGCAGAAGACGCTTTGAACAGCTCGTCAAGGAAGACTATGTTTGAGTCCGGCATCCATGAACCGTGCATCCTTTTGAACGTGCCGTTCTTGAAAGCTATTGGGTCTATTGGGCCTAGCAGCTCGTCAGGCGTTGTGTATTTTGTCATGAGGTAGTAGAAGAAGCGCCCGCCGTCAATCTTTGACGCCAGAGACCTGATCAGCGAGGACTTTGCCACGCCGGGTTCACCTATGAAAACAAGGTTTGCGCTGCTCGCCAGAGCAGTGACGGCAAGCTGGGATTCCACATCACGCCCAACGAATTCGGCAGACACAGCGTCCGCCAGAGCACGCATTTTCGCTACCGCATCAAGCGGCCTCGATTTTTCAACCTCCATCTTTTCCACGTCATGGCATAATGCCTGCTTGTATATTAACTTTTTCTGTATCATTTTTTATGAAGACATTGGTAAGAAGCCTAAATCTGAAAACTGAAAAATATTGCTACACGTGTATCAATTTTTATTCGAGTTCGATTCAGCTGAGGATCAGTCAACGTAACGCAAAAGGGGGAACCGCCACAGGGACGATTCCCCCTTTATGCTGTATTCTTTATTTTTATGTTCATGTAACGCAAAAAGGGGAGCCACCTTGCGATGACTCCCCTTCAAATTCTACCTCCATCGGCAACAGAAATTATCTCATTTTTTCAGGTTAAGATCAAAGATCCCTGGGAAAGCCTTGGACATGCGGAGCATGAATTCATCATCCCCTTCGAGATCGAATTTCCCATTTGGGAATATGAATTTCAGGCGCGATCTGACGCACTCAAGCTTTATGGCAAGTGCGGTCTGCGGGTCATAATCTGCTCCCTGTATGTATCGTTCGCACTGCCCAGGTACTTCCTTGTAATCCAGAAAGTCCGTGGGCTTCATCAGGAAGTCTATGAGATTAGACATACCCTTGACCAGATCCATAAAGTAGAGTGCGAAGAAATCCTCCTTTGTTTTTCTCCCTCCGTAGTCCGGCCAGAAACCTACCCATTTCGGCAGGTCTTTCCCGTCTTCATCTTTGATCACCATGTGTCTGTTGAACACCCATTCAACTCTGTTTCCGTCTGTCTCAAACAGGTCTCTTGCGATCGCCCTGAACACGCTCTCGGCGAGCAGGGTCAGAAAGTCGTTGACCTGTTTCAGCCCTTTAATATGGGCATCTTCTTCCACTTTATCCACTTCTTTCGACAGCTCTTCAATGTATTTTCCTTTATGGAGGTCAGCCTCTTCATAATAGGCTGCCTGCAGATCTCTCAATATTTTGAACGGACTAACTGCGGGATGAATTGGTCTTGCCTCACCCTGCAGTATCCAGCCATATTTTTCAACGGTTTCTTTATTGCTCAGTATTCCGGTTTTTTCAATCTTATCTCTATTCAGATCAACTCACCTCTTTGTTGAGCAGGCTCTGCTTTACCCGCCACCGCATCCTCTCTCGAGGGGAGCACCTGCCTGGGTGGCATATAAAAAATAAACATAGAAAGAGTCTTGATCAGTCCTCAGTCCATACGGGCTTTTTGTTTATCCACAGCGTGGCTTTGCCTGTATCATTGGGTATGTTCAGCCTAACGCTTATGGTCTTCATATCCTCTTGCTCCACGATCAGGGCTATATCTATGTATCTGCTTCCCGTGATTTGCTTTCCCTTCTTCGCCCTATCGGATCGGGCGTACATTGATAATTTTGCCATCTTCTACCTCCCACTTCTCCTCGAAGGGCAACAAAAAAGGATCACAAATATGTGTTCCCCCGAAAAAAATTTAAGAAAACACAAAATTGAAGGCTGAGACGAGTTCCTCTGCCTCCTTACGTTTTATTCTCTCTGAAATTTCCTCAGCTAACGGGAGTAGTAGATCCTCGATAGTCCCGAATTCTTTCATCGCTCTAAGGCAATCCTCAAGCGTATATCCCTCGGACTGTATGAAATCGATGACCTCGCTTTCTTCCACATCCAGAAAAACGTATGCATCTGAATATGAATAGGTAGTGTCGAGCATTGCGACATCAGCACTACCATCATCATAAAAGCGCAGCAATTTATAGCCTAACTTGAAATAAGTTATAAATTCTTCGAGATAATGTTCGATTATAAACGGATTTTTTTCTATCATAGATCCGTCTCCCCCGGATAGCGTATATTGAAGTCCCCCACCTCGTGTATGACAGTTTTTCCAGTGCAGGGGTCAATCAAAGAGAGCTCGATCCCATCCAGACCGAGGCCTTCGATGGTACCGACCTGCGTCCATCCTGTCAAGTCCCATCTTGACGCAGTTGGGAGTTGCTCAAACTCAACCTTCCCTGGGTTGTCATCATCTACCAAGACAGCCCATTTTCCCTCAAATGGTTCGTCTATTTCGTAGATCCAATCGTACGCTGCACGCTCTATTTTTCCCCAGTCCTCTGGGTCAAAGCATGGCAGTGGCTCTTCGTCGTTTATTGTGTCCTGAGCGAAGTACTCTGGCACCTCGTCCCAGGACATGTTGTAGTGTTCTTTGTATTCCTCCAGCTCTCTCATGGTAACGATGAGAGCTGGCTCGAGCTTGTCCAAAAACTCCTCCTTTGACTTATCCGTCGTGTTCATAAAAAATCCGACGGACCCGTCAGCGTATATCTTCATGACTTGATATCCGGATCCGATGAATTCGGATATCGTCTTTTCAAAGTTTTCTTCATCCATTTTTCAACCTCCCCCTTCTTTTTTGAAGGGCAACAAAAAAAGGAATCATAGATCCGGCTCCCCAGGATAGCGTATATTGAAGTCCCCCACCTCGTGTATGACAGTTTTTCCAGTGCAGGGGTCAATCAAAGAGAGCTCGATCCCATCCAGACCGAGGCCTTCAATGACCCCTACCTTTACCCAAGCCCATCGTGAAGCGCGGGGTAGCTTCTCGAACTCCACGGCGCCATCCTTATAGAGGACGGCGTATTTCCCCTCAAATGGTTCCTCGATTTTAGATACCCAATCGTACGTTGCACGCTCTATTTTTTCCCAGTCCTCTGGGTCAAAGCATGGCAGCCACTCTTGGTTATTTATTGCGTCCCGAGCGAAGTACTCTGCTACCTCGTCCCAGGACATGTTATGCAGCATCTTGTCCCAGGGCATGTCATAGTGTTCTTTGTATTCCTCCAGCTCTCTCATCGTTATCACGAGAGCTGGCTCGAGCTTGTTCAAAAACTCCTCCTTTGACTTATCCGTCGTGTTCATAAAAAATCCGACGGACCCGTCAGCATATATTTTCATGACTTGATATCCGGATCGGATGAATTCGGATATGACCTTCTCGAACCTTTTTTCGTTCATTCTTTTCAACCTCCCACTTCTTTTTTGAAGGGCGACAAAAAATTCAAATATCGTCCTCAACGCGGACTATCTGATAAGGTGCATTCTCGTCCTCTTTCATGAGTTCCTTTGCAATTTTTTCTGCTTCATGCTTGAGGAATTCATTCCAATCTTTCCGAATCCCGAGCAGAGACCACTTTTTGTAGTCTGCTTCCAGATCATCTCTCGTAAGGGCAAAGACGGCATCCACAGAATACGGGTTTATACCATCTTCTATGCCATATCCTATAGTGTCGTCCACCACATTGA from Thermoplasma sp. Kam2015 includes the following:
- a CDS encoding zinc-ribbon domain-containing protein, encoding MDILDVLSQKYATSMLLFLLDRSNAKQYELLDIIPSNMTIEKLSKLMEEAGLIEIKRKFAGHRYYSFSLTPKGRAVAEQLKKAQEIAENPDAEKHEPAKQDIQKIEITEEATKRVADLRLLFHVNVMDDHVTIEEIPQGGGRPRIFNVYVKRNGHGDFRLWCEQDNSFDCVHVEVAWTYPEVQRMMMHYRGKTKICPYCHTENDSDALFCKHCGAKLE
- a CDS encoding DUF1643 domain-containing protein is translated as MTAMKTMVLDVGFPQASGAEFSPDGRYRYTLWRIWDPKKPVVLFLLLNPSTADEFRLDPTLTRCRNYAKKWGYGGMLVGNIFALRSTDPRDLYRAEDPVGPENDRKILEMIGKAETTVVGWGSHGKLMGRGEAVLRMVPHPFALGLNSDGTPKHPLYLPGSAVPKEIGASAEHA
- a CDS encoding AAA family ATPase, producing MEVEKSRPLDAVAKMRALADAVSAEFVGRDVESQLAVTALASSANLVFIGEPGVAKSSLIRSLASKIDGGRFFYYLMTKYTTPDELLGPIDPIAFKNGTFKRMHGSWMPDSNIVFLDELFKASSATLNALLNAMNERMIVDFDGSVIDIPAISIFSASNEIPQSSDLRALYDRFAIKAFVNPISTDLIPKTVRLNVNKAREKRTVVSIDDIMMAKKAVQDYLRQNADSVADSIGEVVSLLRGEGISVSDRMAVGVDENIGYFPAVVSAYSLIFDQTPRKAAIIMARYLVDDPSAMGTFEKAIETLYPKELTIAQEKIEEATAALGAGELKKAKELAYESMNMLQDLIKSGKFDLYRNEIEMMVKREESIMEAIKQTQSIIDKAAKK